The Dethiosulfovibrio peptidovorans DSM 11002 genome has a window encoding:
- the guaA gene encoding glutamine-hydrolyzing GMP synthase, producing MENIVILDCGSQFTQLIARRIRELKVHSEIMPWDATLEEVEARSPMGVVISGGPRSVLEEGSPWIDPAILNMSVPVMGLCYGMQYICKAMGGRVRSSTSREYGRAHVTIVDDKATVYDGVPSRIQVWMSHGDDVEAIPENMVLTAKTDDGVVAGFRSLDGRLVAFQYHPEVAHTEHGMTMLSNFLFKVCGCNGDWDLGDWVESSVASIRSKVGDDRVICGLSGGVDSSVAAALVSKAIGDRLQCIFVDTGMLRDREAEEVLESYEAMDLNVVHVDASERFLTALEGVTDPERKRKIIGELFVRVFEAESAKISDAKWLLQGTLYPDVIESGHQGKNAAVIKSHHNVGGLPEDMDLKVLEPLRDLFKDEVRAIGRILDVPQDIVNRHPFPGPGLAVRCLGDITKEKLDVLRKADRIYIDEIKRAGLYDSIWQAFAVLLPVYTVGVMGDDRTYARVLALRAITSSDGMTAEWFRFPMEVLDRVSTRICNEVSGVNRVVYDVTSKPPATIEWE from the coding sequence ATGGAAAATATCGTGATTTTGGACTGCGGCTCTCAGTTTACCCAGCTGATAGCCAGGCGCATCAGGGAATTGAAAGTACACAGCGAGATAATGCCGTGGGACGCCACCTTGGAGGAGGTAGAAGCCAGATCTCCTATGGGTGTGGTTATATCCGGAGGTCCTAGGAGCGTTTTGGAAGAAGGTTCCCCCTGGATAGATCCTGCCATACTGAATATGTCGGTCCCTGTGATGGGACTATGTTATGGGATGCAGTACATCTGTAAGGCCATGGGAGGAAGGGTTCGGTCATCCACAAGTAGGGAATACGGTCGAGCTCACGTCACCATAGTGGATGACAAGGCGACGGTCTATGATGGAGTTCCCTCCAGGATCCAGGTTTGGATGAGTCACGGCGACGATGTCGAGGCCATCCCTGAGAACATGGTCTTGACTGCCAAGACCGACGACGGTGTTGTCGCCGGTTTTCGCAGCCTTGACGGACGGCTGGTGGCGTTTCAGTACCACCCTGAGGTCGCCCATACAGAACACGGAATGACAATGCTTTCTAATTTTTTGTTTAAGGTGTGTGGGTGTAACGGAGACTGGGATCTAGGAGACTGGGTGGAGAGTTCCGTGGCCTCCATCAGGTCTAAAGTAGGCGACGACCGGGTTATCTGCGGTCTCTCAGGAGGCGTGGATTCTTCCGTGGCCGCCGCTTTGGTGTCCAAGGCTATCGGGGACAGGCTTCAGTGTATCTTCGTGGACACCGGAATGCTCAGGGACAGGGAAGCCGAGGAGGTCTTGGAGAGCTACGAGGCCATGGATTTAAACGTCGTTCATGTGGATGCTTCGGAACGTTTTCTGACCGCATTGGAAGGTGTCACCGATCCAGAGAGAAAACGTAAGATTATCGGAGAGCTTTTCGTTAGAGTTTTTGAGGCCGAGTCGGCGAAGATATCCGATGCCAAGTGGCTTCTGCAGGGGACCCTCTATCCGGATGTCATAGAAAGTGGCCATCAGGGGAAAAACGCTGCGGTAATAAAGAGCCATCACAACGTCGGAGGTCTTCCCGAGGACATGGATCTGAAGGTCCTAGAGCCACTCAGAGATCTCTTCAAGGACGAGGTAAGGGCTATCGGAAGGATACTTGATGTGCCTCAGGATATAGTCAATCGTCATCCTTTCCCCGGCCCAGGTTTGGCTGTCCGTTGCCTTGGAGATATCACCAAGGAAAAATTGGATGTCCTTAGGAAGGCCGATCGAATATATATCGACGAGATAAAAAGGGCCGGTCTGTACGATAGTATATGGCAGGCATTTGCGGTGTTACTCCCGGTCTACACCGTAGGGGTTATGGGTGACGACAGGACCTACGCCAGGGTTTTGGCCCTTCGAGCTATAACCTCCTCGGATGGAATGACCGCAGAATGGTTTCGTTTTCCAATGGAGGTTCTCGACAGGGTTTCCACCAGGATATGTAACGAGGTATCCGGAGTAAACAGGGTAGTTTACGACGTAACGAGCAAACCGCCTGCAACCATAGAATGGGAGTAG
- the groL gene encoding chaperonin GroEL (60 kDa chaperone family; promotes refolding of misfolded polypeptides especially under stressful conditions; forms two stacked rings of heptamers to form a barrel-shaped 14mer; ends can be capped by GroES; misfolded proteins enter the barrel where they are refolded when GroES binds), producing the protein MAKILAFGEEARRAMERGIDKVADTVGVTLGPKGRNVVLEKKFGSPTITNDGVTIAKEIELDDPYENMGAQLVKEVASKTNDVAGDGTTTATVLAREIIHEGMKNVAAGANGMFLRTGIEKAVDFITEDLKKKSIQVKGKSEISQVASISANDEVVGKLIAEAMEKVGEDGVITVEDSQTMGTTLETVEGLQFDKGYISPYMVTDPERMEAAHEDAYILIYDGKISNIKDVLPILEKVVQTGKPLLIIAEDIEGEALATLVVNKLRGTMQVAAVKAPGFGERRKAMLQDIAIVTGGEVITSDLGEKLENVELSKLGKAKKVRVTKEETTIVEGAGNPEDIRKRAAQIRKELEDSTSDYDKEKLQERLAKIVGGVAVIQVGSATETEQKELKLRIDDALAATRAAVEEGIVAGGGVALVSCIDGLAKEIENLDGDVKTGASLVLKSLSSPLHLIATNAGLQGDVVVEKVRGLEDGFGLNAATGEYVNMIKEGIIDPVKVTRSALENAASVSKMVLTTEALVADKPEEKSDPAAGMGGMPGGMGGMY; encoded by the coding sequence ATGGCAAAAATTCTCGCTTTTGGTGAGGAAGCTCGTCGCGCAATGGAGCGCGGGATCGATAAAGTCGCTGATACCGTAGGTGTTACCCTTGGCCCCAAGGGACGTAACGTCGTTTTGGAGAAGAAATTCGGCTCTCCGACTATCACCAACGACGGTGTAACCATAGCCAAGGAGATTGAGCTGGACGATCCTTACGAGAATATGGGGGCCCAGCTGGTCAAGGAGGTCGCTTCCAAGACCAACGATGTGGCCGGAGACGGTACCACCACGGCGACCGTTCTCGCCAGGGAGATAATCCACGAGGGCATGAAGAACGTAGCTGCCGGCGCTAACGGGATGTTCCTTCGCACCGGTATCGAGAAGGCCGTCGATTTCATAACCGAAGACCTGAAGAAGAAGTCCATACAGGTTAAGGGCAAGTCGGAGATCAGCCAAGTGGCCTCCATCTCCGCCAACGACGAGGTGGTCGGTAAACTGATTGCCGAGGCGATGGAGAAGGTCGGCGAGGACGGGGTCATCACCGTAGAGGACAGTCAGACCATGGGAACCACCCTTGAGACCGTGGAGGGACTTCAGTTCGACAAGGGCTATATCAGTCCCTATATGGTTACCGATCCCGAGCGTATGGAGGCTGCTCACGAAGACGCCTATATCCTGATATACGATGGCAAGATCAGCAACATCAAGGACGTCCTTCCTATATTGGAGAAGGTGGTCCAGACCGGGAAACCTCTTCTCATAATCGCCGAAGACATAGAGGGCGAGGCTCTGGCGACCCTGGTTGTCAACAAACTGCGCGGTACTATGCAGGTTGCTGCTGTCAAGGCACCCGGCTTCGGCGAGCGTCGTAAGGCCATGCTTCAGGACATCGCCATCGTGACCGGCGGAGAGGTGATCACCTCCGACCTGGGCGAGAAGCTGGAGAACGTGGAACTCTCCAAGCTCGGTAAGGCCAAGAAGGTCCGGGTTACCAAAGAAGAGACCACCATAGTCGAGGGTGCCGGTAACCCCGAGGATATTCGCAAGAGGGCCGCTCAGATTCGCAAGGAGCTTGAGGATTCCACCTCTGATTACGACAAGGAGAAGCTCCAGGAGCGTCTTGCCAAGATAGTCGGAGGAGTTGCTGTGATACAGGTCGGCTCCGCTACCGAGACTGAGCAGAAAGAGCTGAAGCTCAGGATCGACGACGCTCTGGCCGCTACGAGAGCTGCCGTCGAGGAGGGCATCGTTGCCGGAGGCGGTGTCGCCCTGGTCAGCTGCATCGATGGCTTGGCCAAGGAGATTGAGAATCTTGATGGAGACGTGAAGACCGGCGCCAGCCTGGTCCTCAAGTCCCTCTCCTCGCCTCTCCACCTTATAGCCACCAATGCTGGCCTTCAGGGCGACGTTGTGGTAGAGAAGGTAAGAGGCCTGGAAGACGGTTTTGGGCTTAACGCTGCCACCGGAGAATATGTCAATATGATCAAAGAGGGTATCATCGATCCCGTCAAGGTTACCAGGAGTGCCTTGGAGAACGCGGCTTCCGTGTCTAAAATGGTCCTGACCACCGAGGCTCTCGTGGCCGACAAGCCCGAGGAGAAGAGCGATCCTGCTGCCGGAATGGGCGGGATGCCCGGCGGAATGGGCGGTATGTACTAG
- a CDS encoding S4 domain-containing protein, producing MAIRLDKFLKLARLVKRRTVAQEMVEAGAVRIDGRKVKPSSDVKVGSTLEVAFPRRLLVVEVLVDEEAVLKRRGCEPYRLIEDKRVNPETKLWDR from the coding sequence ATGGCTATCAGATTGGATAAATTTTTAAAACTTGCCAGATTGGTTAAGAGAAGGACTGTAGCCCAGGAGATGGTGGAAGCTGGCGCAGTGAGGATAGACGGTAGAAAGGTTAAGCCATCGTCGGACGTGAAGGTCGGTTCCACCCTTGAGGTGGCCTTTCCTCGCAGGCTTCTGGTAGTGGAAGTCTTAGTGGACGAGGAGGCTGTCTTGAAGAGACGGGGCTGCGAGCCTTACAGGTTGATAGAGGACAAAAGGGTGAATCCAGAGACTAAGCTTTGGGATCGATAG
- the tsaD gene encoding tRNA (adenosine(37)-N6)-threonylcarbamoyltransferase complex transferase subunit TsaD, with protein sequence MGFLTLAIESSCDDTAVAVIDGQRNVLSSTMSSQVESHAPFGGVVPEYASRMHLEAILPLVDRALAEADAKPSDLDLIAVTAGPGLMGSLLVGVMTAKGLAQAWGKPILGVNHLEGHVFANVVNHPDLDPPFIAMIVSGGHTEVVLVEDLGFYRILGGTKDDAAGEAYDKVAKLLGLAYPGGPIVDELAKDGDPQAFDFPVPLKRSDEISFSFSGLKTAVLWQVERIKKEGASLPVEDICASFQRAAVEALICKLDLAVQKTGVEKVVLSGGVAANSCLRDLVLNRGDWKGYVPDMFYCTDNAVMIGAAGYHGWMRGRRSGLDLAPSPSWSIMDGV encoded by the coding sequence ATGGGGTTCCTGACATTGGCCATAGAAAGCAGCTGCGACGATACCGCCGTTGCCGTAATCGATGGCCAGAGAAATGTACTGTCCTCTACGATGTCCTCTCAGGTGGAGAGCCATGCTCCCTTTGGAGGGGTTGTTCCGGAATACGCCTCCAGGATGCACCTGGAGGCGATTCTTCCCTTGGTGGACAGGGCTTTAGCTGAAGCCGATGCAAAACCGTCGGACTTGGACCTCATCGCCGTGACCGCTGGACCGGGACTGATGGGGTCCTTGCTGGTAGGTGTCATGACGGCCAAGGGATTGGCCCAGGCCTGGGGAAAACCGATTCTAGGGGTAAACCATCTGGAGGGACACGTGTTCGCCAACGTGGTAAATCATCCCGACCTTGATCCTCCCTTCATAGCGATGATAGTCTCCGGCGGGCACACTGAAGTTGTCCTCGTAGAAGATCTGGGGTTTTACAGAATACTGGGAGGAACCAAAGACGACGCCGCAGGAGAAGCGTACGACAAGGTGGCTAAACTTCTAGGCCTCGCGTATCCGGGAGGCCCTATCGTGGACGAATTGGCGAAGGACGGTGATCCCCAGGCATTCGACTTTCCCGTTCCTTTGAAAAGATCGGATGAGATATCCTTCAGTTTCAGTGGTTTGAAGACAGCCGTACTCTGGCAGGTAGAACGCATAAAGAAAGAAGGAGCATCTCTCCCGGTGGAGGATATATGTGCTTCCTTTCAGAGAGCTGCCGTAGAGGCCCTGATATGTAAACTGGATCTGGCTGTCCAAAAGACCGGGGTTGAAAAGGTGGTGCTCTCGGGAGGTGTCGCCGCCAATAGCTGTCTCAGGGATCTGGTCCTCAATCGAGGGGACTGGAAGGGGTATGTTCCAGATATGTTCTATTGTACCGATAACGCCGTCATGATAGGTGCGGCAGGATACCACGGTTGGATGAGAGGACGTAGAAGCGGTTTGGACTTGGCTCCTTCTCCGTCGTGGAGCATCATGGACGGAGTTTGA
- the dnaG gene encoding DNA primase — protein sequence MGDDVDRIKSRLDVVDIVGDYVKLTRSGRNYKGLCPFHEEKTPSFYVSQERQSWHCFGCGKGGDIFSFVMEKEGLSFPEALSLLARRAGIEIESYRRSDGSGKKTLFDIMEEACSLFRTCMNGDQGSVPRGYLDRRMIPPQVRSSFELGWSPPSWSFMVQYIKKKGISLKDAERCGLVLRGNRGPYDRFRGRVIFPIRDITGRLVAFGGRIVDGDGAKYLNSPETEIYSKRRTLYLIDKAKGAIRNGGHSIIVEGYMDALRLHMEGYPQTVATLGTALTEDQATILKRLADEVFICYDADQAGQTAAIRGMYVLQQAGLSVKVVALPEGKDPDDLLRSDGGKARFNDCLKEALPLVEHHIKLLSPAIKDDRTRKSAIHDLLEGLSNIDVTDVSPYLPSLAALLGIRDFEVLDALERVRSKRRKTDRSFDTEEIPSSLPDEGQQSQEMPPLPEIALISLLWSECDLRRKCDTREVVELLSDPRLKLMASSIMMGESPSSLEKRWLEMGETFQLRVLARGGAYLDEFTQNSDWKWRHFCHLLYRQKGQMRYNELRVKMLKGEATTREIREMEDLRQKLVSQKGS from the coding sequence GTGGGCGACGACGTGGATAGAATAAAATCCAGACTAGATGTCGTGGATATCGTCGGAGATTACGTAAAACTGACCAGGAGCGGGAGAAACTACAAAGGTCTATGCCCTTTTCACGAAGAGAAAACTCCTTCCTTTTACGTATCCCAGGAGAGGCAGTCCTGGCATTGTTTCGGATGCGGGAAGGGCGGGGATATCTTCAGCTTTGTAATGGAAAAAGAGGGGCTTTCATTTCCTGAGGCTCTCTCCCTTCTGGCTCGCCGAGCAGGTATAGAGATCGAGTCATATCGACGAAGCGACGGATCCGGTAAAAAAACTCTTTTCGACATAATGGAGGAAGCTTGTTCCCTTTTTAGAACATGTATGAATGGGGATCAGGGGAGTGTTCCTCGAGGATATCTGGACCGTAGGATGATCCCTCCCCAGGTCCGGTCGTCGTTCGAATTGGGGTGGTCTCCCCCCTCTTGGTCTTTTATGGTCCAATATATCAAGAAAAAAGGGATATCCTTAAAAGACGCGGAGAGGTGTGGGCTTGTCCTCAGAGGAAACCGAGGTCCTTACGATAGATTCCGAGGCAGGGTTATCTTCCCGATCAGGGATATCACCGGTCGTTTAGTGGCTTTTGGTGGACGTATCGTCGACGGTGACGGAGCGAAGTATCTCAACAGCCCTGAGACCGAGATCTACAGCAAAAGGAGAACCCTTTATCTGATAGACAAAGCTAAGGGGGCTATAAGAAACGGCGGACACTCGATAATAGTCGAGGGATATATGGATGCCTTGCGACTTCATATGGAGGGCTATCCTCAGACGGTAGCGACCTTAGGTACTGCTTTGACGGAGGACCAGGCGACCATATTAAAACGATTGGCTGATGAGGTCTTCATCTGTTACGATGCAGATCAGGCGGGACAGACTGCGGCGATAAGGGGGATGTACGTCCTTCAGCAAGCAGGATTATCTGTAAAGGTCGTCGCTCTTCCCGAGGGGAAGGATCCGGACGATCTCTTGAGGTCCGACGGTGGAAAGGCCCGTTTCAATGATTGTCTGAAAGAGGCCTTGCCGCTGGTAGAACATCATATAAAATTGCTCTCTCCTGCCATCAAGGACGACAGGACCAGAAAGTCGGCGATTCACGATCTTTTAGAGGGCCTTTCAAACATAGACGTGACCGATGTATCTCCCTATCTTCCCTCTTTGGCCGCTTTGTTAGGTATAAGAGATTTCGAGGTTCTGGACGCATTGGAGAGAGTCCGCTCCAAGCGCAGGAAGACCGATCGTTCTTTCGATACAGAAGAGATCCCTTCATCCCTTCCAGATGAAGGCCAGCAAAGCCAGGAAATGCCTCCTTTGCCGGAGATAGCTCTGATCTCCTTGCTCTGGAGCGAATGCGATCTTCGTAGAAAATGCGATACCCGAGAGGTTGTGGAACTTCTCTCCGATCCGAGACTTAAACTCATGGCCAGCTCCATAATGATGGGAGAATCCCCCTCATCTCTGGAAAAGCGATGGCTCGAGATGGGGGAGACCTTTCAGCTTCGCGTTTTAGCCAGAGGAGGAGCCTATCTGGACGAATTCACTCAAAATTCCGACTGGAAATGGCGACATTTTTGTCATCTTCTCTATCGCCAAAAGGGGCAGATGAGGTATAATGAACTTCGTGTAAAAATGCTCAAAGGGGAAGCTACGACCCGGGAAATAAGGGAGATGGAGGACCTTCGACAGAAACTGGTATCCCAGAAAGGTTCCTGA
- the rpoD gene encoding RNA polymerase sigma factor RpoD has product MKHIVDQQEVSDDLDIGADHTEIVLDQYLDKIKDILLEGQSKGFVTKEDIKRHMTPQTLNEVLLEKIYDNLRALGIDIQGIDDEDEKKGDDPSSRISGESVSSDSGGGGDPVRMYLREIGTIPLLNQPQEVELAKRVEMGDDEAKSQLIEANLRLVVSIAKKYMGRGMLFLDLIQEGNLGLIRAVEKFDYSRGYKFSTYATWWIRQAITRAIADQARTIRIPVHMVETINKVMRASRNLVQSLGREPTDEEIAAEMGIEPAKVVQIRKVAQEPISLESPVGEEDDSELGDFIEDKDMISPDDSTSMEFLRDQLDDVLEGLTDREKQVLRLRFGFDDGQCYTLEDVGRRFGVTRERIRQIEAKALRKLRHPSRSVTLRDYMS; this is encoded by the coding sequence ATGAAGCACATCGTTGACCAGCAGGAAGTAAGCGATGATCTAGATATAGGAGCGGATCATACCGAGATCGTTCTGGACCAGTACCTCGATAAGATAAAGGACATTCTTCTCGAGGGGCAGAGCAAGGGATTCGTTACCAAAGAGGACATCAAACGTCATATGACCCCTCAGACCCTGAACGAGGTGTTACTGGAGAAGATATACGATAATCTCCGAGCCTTGGGGATAGATATCCAAGGGATCGACGACGAGGATGAAAAAAAAGGCGACGATCCCTCTTCTCGCATTTCCGGAGAATCGGTCTCTTCCGACTCCGGAGGCGGTGGAGACCCTGTCAGGATGTACCTTCGGGAGATCGGTACCATTCCTCTGCTGAATCAACCTCAAGAGGTGGAACTGGCGAAGAGGGTAGAGATGGGGGACGACGAGGCCAAGTCTCAGCTGATAGAGGCCAACCTCCGTCTGGTAGTCAGCATTGCCAAGAAGTATATGGGACGTGGGATGCTCTTTCTGGATCTGATACAGGAAGGTAATCTGGGGCTCATCAGGGCCGTCGAGAAGTTCGATTACTCTAGAGGCTATAAATTCAGTACCTATGCCACCTGGTGGATCCGACAGGCCATCACCAGGGCAATAGCGGACCAGGCCAGGACCATAAGGATACCGGTCCATATGGTGGAGACTATCAACAAGGTGATGAGAGCCTCCCGCAATCTTGTTCAGAGCTTGGGAAGAGAGCCCACCGACGAGGAAATAGCCGCGGAGATGGGCATAGAGCCAGCCAAGGTAGTCCAGATAAGGAAGGTAGCTCAGGAGCCCATATCCTTGGAATCCCCGGTAGGGGAGGAAGACGATAGCGAACTGGGAGACTTCATAGAGGATAAGGACATGATAAGTCCCGACGACTCCACCTCGATGGAGTTCCTGAGGGATCAGTTGGACGATGTCCTTGAGGGGCTTACCGACAGGGAGAAGCAGGTTCTCCGACTTCGATTCGGTTTTGACGACGGTCAATGCTACACTCTGGAGGATGTCGGTCGTCGATTCGGAGTCACCAGAGAGAGGATCCGTCAGATAGAAGCAAAGGCTTTGAGAAAACTTCGTCATCCCAGTCGGAGCGTTACTTTGAGAGACTACATGTCTTGA
- the groES gene encoding co-chaperone GroES encodes MNLKPLADRIVVKVVTSEEKTKGGLFLPDTAKEKPQEGEVMAVGSGKVLENGQKLPIELKVGDRIIFSKYAGTEVKIDGDEYVIFSERDVLAVIEK; translated from the coding sequence GTGAATCTCAAACCCCTTGCGGATCGTATTGTAGTCAAGGTAGTTACCAGTGAAGAAAAGACAAAAGGTGGACTTTTCTTGCCCGACACTGCCAAGGAGAAGCCTCAGGAAGGCGAGGTAATGGCCGTAGGGTCCGGAAAAGTTCTGGAGAACGGTCAGAAGCTCCCCATTGAGCTTAAGGTCGGCGACAGGATCATCTTCAGTAAGTACGCCGGTACGGAGGTAAAGATCGACGGAGACGAATATGTGATCTTCAGCGAGAGAGACGTTCTCGCCGTTATAGAGAAGTAG
- a CDS encoding sodium-translocating pyrophosphatase, whose protein sequence is MGQVFLLVGFSGILALIYAMMAYRKVSGFRVDNERVEELSSIIHRGAMAFLNREYRWLFPFVILVAVLLTWKLGLPTALAFVLGAMCSAVAGYIGMNVATKSNGKTAYAATRGMNPALNVAFKGGSVMGMAVVGLGVLGILVCYFLYRDPSVITGFGFGASSIALFARVGGGIYTKAADVGADLVGKVEAGIPEDDPRNPATIADNVGDNVGDIAGMGADLFESYVNSIIAAMAIGVIVAGGVGVAYPLVLAGIGIISSILGTVVVKVKEGGNAQAALRKGTFLTGALMMVGAFLATKFMMDDIALFWSVLSGILVGVLIGWVTEIYTSADYKPVKQIAQATETGAATTILSGIAVGMISTVVPVIMICVATLVSYKFGGLFGIACSAVGMLSITGMTLSVDAYGPIADNAGGIAEMSKLPPEVRKITDKLDAVGNTTAAMGKGLAIGSAALTALSLFAAYAAAVNLQAIDLSNPTVMAGLFLGGMLPFLFSALTIQAVGRAAEKMIDEVRRQFREIPGIMEGTARPEYEKCVEISTGAALKEMVLPGLLAIVCPVLVGIFLGPEALGGLLGGAIVTGVMLAIFMSNSGGAWDNAKKYIEEGHHGGKGTEQHAAAVVGDTVGDPFKDTSGPSLNILIKLMSVVAVVMAPLFL, encoded by the coding sequence ATGGGTCAAGTGTTTTTGCTTGTCGGTTTTTCCGGGATTCTGGCCCTGATCTATGCGATGATGGCTTATCGCAAGGTCAGTGGTTTCAGGGTCGATAACGAGAGGGTGGAGGAGCTTTCCAGCATCATCCATCGCGGTGCCATGGCTTTTTTGAACAGAGAATATCGTTGGCTTTTCCCCTTCGTGATCTTGGTCGCCGTGCTTTTAACCTGGAAGCTCGGATTGCCCACAGCTCTGGCTTTTGTTCTCGGAGCCATGTGCAGCGCCGTTGCCGGATATATCGGCATGAACGTCGCGACCAAGTCCAACGGGAAGACCGCCTATGCTGCCACGAGAGGGATGAATCCCGCTCTCAACGTGGCTTTCAAAGGCGGCAGTGTGATGGGCATGGCGGTTGTCGGGCTCGGTGTATTGGGAATACTCGTTTGCTATTTCCTGTATCGTGATCCCAGCGTCATAACCGGTTTCGGATTCGGTGCCAGCTCCATCGCCTTGTTTGCCCGTGTCGGTGGAGGAATCTATACCAAGGCTGCCGACGTCGGAGCAGACTTGGTTGGCAAGGTCGAGGCGGGGATTCCCGAGGACGATCCCCGAAATCCTGCTACCATCGCCGATAACGTCGGAGACAACGTCGGAGATATCGCCGGCATGGGAGCCGACCTTTTCGAGTCCTACGTGAACTCCATAATAGCCGCCATGGCTATAGGGGTCATAGTTGCCGGAGGTGTCGGTGTCGCATACCCTCTGGTGCTGGCCGGTATAGGGATAATTTCGTCGATCCTCGGTACTGTAGTCGTTAAGGTCAAAGAGGGAGGCAACGCACAGGCCGCTCTCAGAAAGGGAACCTTCCTTACCGGGGCTTTGATGATGGTAGGAGCTTTCCTGGCCACCAAGTTCATGATGGACGATATCGCCCTTTTCTGGAGCGTCCTCTCCGGGATCCTGGTCGGTGTCCTTATAGGCTGGGTTACCGAGATATACACCTCGGCAGACTACAAGCCGGTGAAACAGATAGCCCAGGCTACCGAGACGGGTGCTGCCACGACGATCCTTTCCGGGATCGCGGTGGGAATGATCTCCACCGTAGTCCCCGTTATAATGATATGTGTAGCCACTCTGGTCAGCTATAAGTTCGGCGGCCTCTTCGGCATAGCCTGTTCCGCCGTTGGGATGCTCTCTATCACCGGCATGACCCTAAGCGTAGATGCCTATGGTCCCATCGCCGACAATGCTGGCGGTATCGCCGAAATGAGCAAGCTTCCTCCTGAGGTCAGGAAGATAACCGATAAACTTGATGCCGTTGGCAACACCACTGCCGCTATGGGCAAGGGATTGGCTATAGGTTCAGCCGCTCTTACTGCTCTATCCCTGTTCGCCGCCTATGCTGCTGCGGTGAACCTCCAAGCCATCGACCTCAGCAACCCGACCGTCATGGCCGGACTCTTTCTCGGTGGGATGCTTCCCTTCCTCTTCAGTGCCCTGACCATACAGGCTGTAGGAAGAGCTGCAGAGAAAATGATAGACGAGGTCAGACGTCAGTTCAGGGAGATTCCCGGCATCATGGAGGGAACGGCCCGTCCCGAATACGAAAAGTGCGTCGAGATTTCTACCGGTGCGGCTCTCAAGGAAATGGTTTTGCCCGGTCTTTTGGCCATAGTATGTCCAGTTTTGGTCGGTATCTTCCTCGGTCCTGAAGCTCTCGGAGGACTGTTGGGAGGAGCCATAGTTACCGGTGTAATGTTGGCTATATTCATGTCAAATTCCGGAGGAGCCTGGGATAACGCCAAAAAGTATATCGAGGAGGGACATCACGGAGGCAAGGGCACCGAGCAACACGCCGCCGCCGTGGTCGGAGACACCGTCGGAGATCCCTTTAAGGATACCTCCGGTCCGAGTCTCAACATTCTCATCAAGCTGATGTCCGTCGTGGCCGTGGTTATGGCCCCTCTCTTCCTGTAG